Part of the Hevea brasiliensis isolate MT/VB/25A 57/8 chromosome 16, ASM3005281v1, whole genome shotgun sequence genome is shown below.
TTTCTACTTGACATTTTGAAATTTcatgttaaattttaaatttggcaTTCATAATTGAGAGAGCAtggagagttttttttttttttctctcctacCAGATTCAGAATGCATATGTGAATGACAATAACAAAAAAATATGATCTTTATTAGAAACATTTTCTGCTAAAATTCAAATTCAGATTCAGAGGTTTCGTCAACATTATTTGTTCGATTGATCTAATTTGCATCATCCATCTAATGTAATGAAGAGACTTGGACACCCAAATGTATTGCTATTCATGGGAGCAGTATATTAACCAAAACGACTTGCAATTGTCACGGATTTCTTGTGCAGGAAATGATGTCACAGTCATCTGATGATTAAATATTAGTAAAGAACGCCAAGAATTGCCGATATTTGATGTCATTTTCAATTGTATGGCAACTGATCTTGTTACTTGATGCTACTTGCTCTCAAATATATATTGCTTGTATGCATTTTTGGGTGAATTGTCAATGTGCCCTTGATTACTAGCCTATGCTTACTGCTTAGTTTGGGATATGGGCTTGGCGACTGTGCTTGTGATTTTTCTATTGCATTGCCTATACAATTGATTAATAAAAGTTACTTTAGACATACTTTCGTTGGATTGAAAGGCCTATATATGGCTATGCCATTATCTTTTTATCTTTAAAACTTTGGTATTAAACAATGGTTATGCTTTTGATATTTTAAAGAGCCTATATATATAGACAGCTTTGCTTTTTTACAATTTGGACATAGGAGGCATTAGCAAATCTCTAAACCCGTGAACAAGTTTATTGGAGATAATAATTAATTTCTACAATAAGAATGCACTATTTTCCTTATTCAATACTAAATCCCATTCTTGTTTAGTTGATCATATTACTTGGTTCTTTTGTTAGGAGAAGCTGTAGGGTGTTGTACAGATTGAGCATTCTTGATCTTGTGTTCTACTACTACCGTCCTCAGCAAATGGAGTTTTCTTCAGCTACCCATTCCTTGGAAGTAATATGATAATATAGTCGTGCACATTGACTTGTGTGTATGCATAATCATCCCCAATTCCCTACGCATCTAACCAAACTTTGACACAGCATTCACAACCTGCAGATTATTTTGACCATTGTGTCAAAACTTCCACTCCCGTGACCCAATAaagcattcttttttttttcctcattttatACATTGTTTAATTTGACCAGGTCTATTCCATTGACTCTCCTCAACCTCCATCTAATGCCACGTTTCATATTCATAATGTGGTATGGTGATGATGAAGACAAAAGGATGTATTGCATGTTTCATGTTCGTTGGCAAATTTATTTAAGTGGAGTagactactactactactactaggcTGATCTGGTTAATAATATTCTCTTGAAAAAGAATTGGTGATGTCCAGCCTTTTGTTGTTTCTCCACCTTTCGATTTTTGTCATTTCTTGAATCTTCAGTAGTTAaaagtaaataataaaaaaaaaaatggccaGCAGGGAATGAGTTGACACAACGTGGCAGGTCATAGAATGAGGTAGAACTGGAAGATTTTCTGCGAGAACCCTAGATGGTATAGATACGTTATCAGAAAGTGGGTTTCCAATCTTTTTCAGGGTTAACTGGGATTCTCTTGTTTCCATGTGCCCGTGAACCAAAAATACAATCATTTCATACCCATTTGGTTTCAGGAATCGTAGAAACTCAAACTCGAACTCAACCCGCTGGACTAAACCATTTTGGTGGTACCGGAAGGATCGTTATCAGGTAGATCTTTTCCCCCCTGATCATCTGATCAATCAATGTGAtggctgaaaaaaaaaaaaaaaaatcaatgtggTGGCCCACTCTTTTTATTAACTCATTACAGGTACAAGGAGAAAAAGAAGCGCACATATCATGGTAAACAGTGGAAGGGTATTACTGTAATTATGATAATACTCTGTGAGAAGCTTTGGAAAACCAATCCGGACTgataaaaaaattgttgaatataataatattatatgcaACAAACCAacgattattataattattaattataatgaaatttatataaatttcacaCAATCAATCACTGCGGATTTTGGATCAAAATTAGGTTGTCATAGAAGAATGGTCAAGCAATGTTCCTCTACAAAACAAGGACCACCAAAACAGAGCATGTTCATCCTTCCACATTAGTGGACTTTACAATGAAAAATCATTTGACATGATCAACCAAGTGGGTACTTTAACCCTATAGTTGTTTGATACAGCGCTGCCGGCAGTTGAAGCCAATAGAGCTACCAGAAACAATCAGAGTGTTTTTCCATTGCGCAGTGCTTATCATCTCCCGAAACCCAAATGGTAGGGCATTTATCATCCCTCTCTTCTTCTCCATTGAAATTCATAAACAACGCCCTCAGAACAATCTGCGCACAATCATCAATCACGAAGTGCTTTAGAGGTAAGGTAGCAGTCTCAGGCAAATGGCTCAATAGTTCTCTTGCAGACTCACCGTCGCCTCCTAGAATCTTAACTTTTTTGCCgttttgtaaattatttatttaaaatttaataaaatctaATTGATgtgttaatttaataataaaagtaaattttattaaaaataaagaaataatttatttttaaaaaattacatgAAAGTTTATTATATTAACAAAACATGTTAAAAGAACAATTAAGTGTTAAATAACTGTAAATAATCGAGGTCACAAATGGCAATTCACAGCACAAGTCCTCCAAAATGAGGATCAACGACTGAAAACACGCGCTACATAGCGATTGGGTAATGTCCCAATCCACCCACCACTCCATTAAATTTTCACCTTCACAATCTGTCAATCTCGGCGTCGACCGTATAGTTTCCTTATTTGTATGCTGAATCGGAACGCTCTCTTCTCTCTCTTACTGTTCCCACTACGCGCCTCACTTTGCGCTGTCactgttctctctctctctctctctctctctctctcttccctctaTACAAATGCATACGATCTCTAACATTTCCAAACGACTGCCATTTAGCTATTGCTAATCAAAACCAAATGGGTAAAGCCTCCAAGTGGTTCCGGGCAATTCTCGGCCTTAAAAAAACCGACCACCCGCCTCAATCACAACAGCAGCATCAAACCATGGGTCGCTTGAAGGAGAAACGAAGATGGAACTTTGTGAAATCATACCGTGAGAAAGACCACCCGCAGCAGCAGCAGCACATAAAACGTGGAGTTTCGGATGATCAGGAGACTTCCGTAATGGTTCAGTGTTCGTCGGAGTACGAGGAGGATCCTAACAAGCACGCGATCGCAGTAGCCGCTGCCACGGCGGCAGTTGCTGAGGCCGCTGTGGCAGCGGCTCATGCGGCAGCCGAGGTTGTAAGGTTGACGAGTAGCGGAAGGTGCGCTAACAACCCAGCAGTGACGTCCGTTAACAGGAGCCATGCCTGGCGCGAGGATCTGGCTGCCGTTAAGATACAATCTGCTTTCCGAGGATACTTGGTTAGTTCGTTATCTGCAACCGTTGGATATATTCTGCATtcctgtatatatatattttttaattagccGTAGGATTTGGTGTAATTTACGGGATTAGCACTTTGGTAGATAAGAGTTTCAAACTTCGATATGGTTAAAGCAATGGCACGTGGCCCATCCTCCTTCTCCTTCTTGACGTGTGGTTTGTGATTTCCAGCTTCATTTGGTTCCTGCAAGATTCGAGTTTATTTATATTCTTGAATCTAAGAATGTTATTAGGCAATCACCTAGCAAATGGTGTCGGATTTTCCGTTCCCCCCCCTTTCCATGTGCAAACGCTATTCTCTTTTCCCGTTTGCTTCGTCTGAGTTGTTCAGCGTGTCGTTTTGCCGAAAACGTCCATCGTTACCATAGCTCTCATTCATTGAAATGGTATTTGCTTTTTCCTATTATAAATCCCATATTAAATTCACTGCCATGCACAGAAGGTGCGCATTGTGCACGACCCCTTGTGGACCCAAAAGAAAAGGCTTtccattttttttctctctcgcTTCACTCTCTGTTCGTGTTGGCCATTTCAGCTTATAATGGACGAAATTTTTTGCCATATACTTGGTGCTGGAACTTAGAAGTTTGCTGGCCAAACTGTCACTTGGTTGCCATTTTTAGGGCTATTTAGGTAATTTTGTTAGTAGCAGGTCATCTAATTTTGGAGTTGATTAGTGGGGCCAATGTTGGTGATTTCGTTGATTAATCATCATTTACTAGCTTATTTCATGCAGAAATTATATGcacctaccactgatgcactggtGTTTATTTTGTAGCCAATGCCCAATTCtttcatttattaaatatatctGCACGATGATGACATATTAACTAGATGTCACCTACTCATGACTGAGAATACCTATACATTGGAGGGTTTCATATTGCTTCTGCTAAAAAAAAGAATGTCATATTACTTAATCTTGCTTAAAGTTTAGATTTTTTGtgattaggttttttttttaatttctatttttcaGCTTTTTAGCTTCTTGGGTCTGTAAATGAAGTTGTGTCCAAAACAAGAAAAAGTGGTGTATGTTTCCTTAAGTGCTGATGGATGACTTTTTGAGATAAAGTGATAGAGTTGGTTGGGTTTGGGCCCTTTAATATTGGAATTATTGCACACGTTATAGTCAGAGGCTCGTGCATTGCTCTCTTTCTTCTTTACTAGGGCGGCGAGTGAGATGTCCCTGTCTGTCTTCTTGATGTATTTTTTAGTCTAGATAGAAAGAGAAATTCTTTCTGTGTCTTTTGAATTTTCTTGTTGGTTGGCGCCATAACTTCAAAATTTCCATCAAATTCAAGTTCCACCAGCAGCAGAAGTATCATTCTAACTATTGTTAGACTTAGATTCGGTTTATGTCTTAGGCTAGTGGCATTTCAATGATTTGAGAACCAATCTATCAGTGCAGGATTTAAGTGTTTGAATTTGACAATTCAGTTCAGTTCTAAAAAAAAtttctgattaaaaaaaaaatagattcaGCTTTATATAATTTAAACCTGTTAAATTGAATGCATATTTGCATTAGTGCTATCTTTGTCAATCTCGATAATGATTTTGGttaatattttttcttttcatggaTTCTTTACAGGCAAGAAGGGCATTGCGAGCTCTAAAAGCATTAGTCAGGCTTCAGGCGCTGGTAAGAGGTAACATTGAGAGGAAGCGAACAACACAATGGCTTCATCGTATGCAAGCATTATTGAGAACCCAGGCACGAGCACAAACAGGACGGATACAGCTCTCTGAATCATTACATTCAAGTAGCAAGTCTTCTTACTTTCACCACCCTGTAAGTAGCATTCAGTTTtccctccaatatttgaattgtTTTTGCTGGAACATTTTTCCAATTGAATTAAATGACTTTACGGAATGAGGGCTCCTTTTTGTTAGTGCTACAGATGACTTTTTTATTGTGGCAGTTGACAGCTTGAGTAAATGGCATTAGTTTATGGGTTTTGAACCAAGTTAGTTTATTACAGAAGTAGCCCTAGCAGATCAATGTGCCAATGTTATTCATTAAATCAGAACTTGTATAGCTCTATTGCAAATTAACATATATGTTCTATGAGGGGGATAATTGGTTGGTTAGTTGTAACACTGTCTTCCTGAATCATTGGTTGTCCAAGGCAGAAGTTTATTCCTTTATTGGCCGGTAAATGTTCCATGGAATCTGCAAATTGGTGTTTTGTAACATTCAATAGTTGAATGTGGAAACTTAATGATTTGtgtttgaattttgaattgagggTGGCATTTACTTTGgaattattttcttgatgatACTTGGATCcatgtttgaccaacttcaattAAAACATGTTGGGGATCATGGTTAAACTTTAAACTATTTGCAGGGTCCACCTACCCCTGAAAAGTTTGAACATGTAATACGAGGTAGGAGTGGAAAATATGAACAGTCATCAATTCTTAAGGTACCCACTTTTCCCTGACTGGCTATCTAGAGAAGTATTTAAATGATCCTTCCCTGATACACTCCTTTCAAATATGTAGAGGACGGGATCAAAATCTAATGGCAGGGCAATTAGTGATGAAGACAAAGCACACTTATCCTTTCATTGGT
Proteins encoded:
- the LOC110641194 gene encoding protein IQ-DOMAIN 22 codes for the protein MGKASKWFRAILGLKKTDHPPQSQQQHQTMGRLKEKRRWNFVKSYREKDHPQQQQHIKRGVSDDQETSVMVQCSSEYEEDPNKHAIAVAAATAAVAEAAVAAAHAAAEVVRLTSSGRCANNPAVTSVNRSHAWREDLAAVKIQSAFRGYLARRALRALKALVRLQALVRGNIERKRTTQWLHRMQALLRTQARAQTGRIQLSESLHSSSKSSYFHHPGPPTPEKFEHVIRGRSGKYEQSSILKRTGSKSNGRAISDEDKAHLSFHWSERGMDERSLEQIVPLSGTIDDEKSDKILEIDTGKPDFTPKRRNLSHSSHLPLASVQCSYSFTTSKDSMTHQTVPSPSSGEIQSFSPLKFTHEDEEAFCTAENSPQFYSASSRGGSSRRSPFTPSKSDGSASFLSGYSGYYPNYMSYTESSRAKVRSLSAPKQRPLYERSSSTKRYSIHGFGEPRSSSAQRASALRASFTSKAYPGSGRLDRLGMPVGQRY